The Bosea sp. 685 DNA window CCAGTGGAAGCCTTTCAGCGTCTGGATCTTCGCCTCTTTCGGGACGATGCCGAGCGCGCGCGGATTGATGTCCCAGCCGGTGGTCGAGATGATGATGTCGCGCGAGCCGTCGCCGAACTCCTTCATCGTCGCGCCGGTGCCGGTCGGGTAATATTCAACGTATTGGCCGAGTTCCTGGAGATAGGCCCAGGTCTTGTCCCAGCCACCGAGCGGGTCCTGCGGGTCCTTGTCGCCGAGGATATAGGGCAGGCCCATCATGAACGTGCGGCCCGGTCCCGAATTGGTCGGGCGGGCATACATGAAGCGGCCCGGATTGGCCTTGGCCCAGGCGAGCAGCTCTTCGGCCGTCGTCGGCACGGCCTTCACCCGCTCGGGGGCGTATTCGAGCAGCGGGCCTGACGGGTAGTAATTGACCACGACGCCGAAGCCGTCGCCCTGGACCTTGTGCAGGTTGAGCGCCGCCGGCTCGTAGTTCTCTTCGATCTTTGGGAATTTATCCGCGAAATCGGGCAGAATCTTCAGCCAGAGCTTCTGGTCGAGCCCAGCGGCGAGGCCGTCGCTGCCGGTGAGGACGAGGTCGAGATCGGCGCGGCCGGCATCCTGCTGCGCCTTGATCTTGCTGGCGAGCTCAGGTGCGGGCGCCTTCACGA harbors:
- a CDS encoding ABC transporter substrate-binding protein, with translation MKQDLTSINRRTVLGGLGAIAAGAPSAFAASPALPSAPVTISIIDVGGALALMQKAFEDYRTANPKLVSRIAFVKAPAPELASKIKAQQDAGRADLDLVLTGSDGLAAGLDQKLWLKILPDFADKFPKIEENYEPAALNLHKVQGDGFGVVVNYYPSGPLLEYAPERVKAVPTTAEELLAWAKANPGRFMYARPTNSGPGRTFMMGLPYILGDKDPQDPLGGWDKTWAYLQELGQYVEYYPTGTGATMKEFGDGSRDIIISTTGWDINPRALGIVPKEAKIQTLKGFHWVSDAFFMCVPKGVPNDRLAVVLDMMAYVLTPKAQAYAYDEGYLYPGPAVKNVPLSLAPESSQKVIAEFGRPEYADLIANNPIELPLKPEKMVVAFRKWDELVGAKRAR